Part of the Oncorhynchus masou masou isolate Uvic2021 chromosome 24, UVic_Omas_1.1, whole genome shotgun sequence genome is shown below.
aattgtgtagcctagagcgattttctaggttagctggccagctattgtcgttcttttaacgtagctagccagctagcccccgaatagcagcactgtagtaactattacagtacaacggtttgttttgtttgatcgtagctagctagctacatagccgtctttgtatctaagacaattgtgtagcctagagcgattttctaggttagctagccagctattgtcgttcttttaaggtaacgtaacgcaatcaacctgctagctagccagctagcccccgaatagcagcactgtagaaactattacactcgacggaacgacttgattagtgtagtgtcaacatcgcagccactaccagctagcctactccagcagtactgtatcatttcaatcattttagtcaataagattcttgctacgtaagcttaactttctgaacattcgagacgtgtagtccacttgtcattccaatctcctttgcattagcgtagcctcttctgtaccctgtcaactatgtgtctatctatccctgttctctcctctctgcacagaccatacaaacgctccacaccgcgtggccgcggccaccctaatctggtggtcccagcgcgcacgacccacgtggagttcctggtctccggtagcctctggaactgccgatctgcggccaacaaggcagagttcatctcagcctatgcctccctccagtccctcgacttcctggcactgacggaaacatggatcaccacagataacactgctactcctactgctctcttcgtccgcccacgtgttctcgcacaccccgagagcttctggtcagcggggtggtggcaccgggatcctcatctctcccaagtggtcattctctctctctccccttacccatctatctatcgcctcctttgaattccatgctgtcacagttaccagccctttcaagcttaacatccttatcatttatcgccctccaggttcctcggagagttcatcaatgagcttgatgccttgataagctcctttcctgaggacggctcacctctcacagtcctgggcgactttaacctccccacgtctacctttgactcattcctgtctgcctccttctttccactcctctcctcttttgacctcaccctctcaccttccccctactcacaaggcaggcaatacgctcgacctcatctttactagatgctgttcttccactaacctcattgcaactcccctccaagtctccgaccactacctcgtatccttttccctctcgctctcatccaacacttcccacactgcccctactcggatggtatcgcgccgtcccaaccttcgctctctctcccccgctactctctcctcttccatcctatcatctcttccctctgctcataccttctccaacctttctcctgattctgcctcctcaaccctcctctcttccctttctacatcctttgactctctatgtcccctatcctccaggccggctcggtcctcccctcccgctccgtggctcgacgactcattgcgagctcacagaacagggctccgggcagccgagcggaaatggagaaaaactcgcctccctgcggacctggcatcctttcactccctcctctctacattttcctcctctgtctctgctgctaaagccactttctaccactctaaattccaagcatctgcctctaaccctaggaagctctttgccaccttctcctccctcctgaatcctcctccccctcccccctcctccctctctgcagatgacttcgtcaaccattttgaaaagaaggtcgacgacatccgatcctcgtttgctaagtcaaacgacaccgctggttctgctcacactgccctaccctgtgctctgacctctttctccctctctctccagatgaaatctcgcttcttgtgacggccggccgcccaacaacctgcccgcttgaccctatcccctcctctcttctccagaccatttccggagaccttctctcttacctcacctcgctcatcaactcatccctgaccgctggctacgtcccttccgtcttcaagagagcgagagttgcaccccttctgaaaaaacctacactcgatccctccgatgtcaacaactacagaccagtatcccttctttcttttctctccaaaactcttgaacgtgccgtccttggccagctctcgctatctctctcagaatgaccttcttgatccaaatcagtcaggtttcaagactagtcattcaactgagactgctcttctctgtatcacggaggcgctccgcactgctaaagctaactctctctcctctgctctcatccttctagacctatcggctgccttcgatactgtgaaccatcagatcctcctctccaccctctccgagttgggcatctccggcgcggcccacgcttggattgcgtcctacctgacaggtcgctcctaccaggtggcgtggcgagaatctgtctcctcgccacgcgctctcaccactggtgtcccccagggctctgttctaggccctctcctattctcgctatacaccaagtcacttggctctgtcataacctcacatggtctctcctatcattgctatgcagacgacacacaattaatcttctcctttcccccttctgatgaccaggtggcgaatcgcatctctgcatgtctggcagacatatcagtgtggatgacggatcaccacctcaagctgaacctcggcaagacggagctgctcttcctcccggggaaggactgcccgttccatgatctcgccatcacggttgacaactccattgtgtcctcctcccagagcgctaagaaccttggcgtgatcctggacaacaccctgtcgttctcaaccaacatcatggcggtggcccgttcctgtaggttcatgctctacaacatccgcagagtacgaccctgcctcacacaggaagcggcgcaggtcctaatccaggcacttgtcatctcccgtctggattactgcaactcgctgttggctgggctccctgcctgtgccattaaacccctacaactcatccagaacgccgcagcccgtctggtgttcaaccttcccaagttctctcacgtcaccccgctcctccgctctctccactggcttccagttgaagctcgcatccgctacaagaccatggtgcttgcctacggagctgtgaggggaacggcaccgcagtacctccaggctctgatcaggccctacacccaagcaagggcactgcgttcatccacctctggcctgctcgcctccctaccattgaggaagtacagttcccgctcagcccagtcaaaactgttcgctgctctggccccccaatggtggaacaaactccctcacgacgccaggacagcggagtcaatcaccaccttccggagacacctgaaaccccacctcttcaaggaatacctaggataggataagtaatccttctcaccacccccccttaatgatttagatgcactattgtaaagtggctgttccactggatgtcagaaggtgaattcaccaatttgtaagtcactctggataagagcgtctgctaaatgacttaaatgtaaatgtaaatgtaaatgctcaTGTCTGCGCACTAACAATGAGTCGTTCCCACACTACGTCAGATTTAGTCTTTTACAATTATGACATGTCACACTGTGCAATGTTACCAAATCATGATCTTGATATCAACCTGTACGATTTGCTTCAGTTTTGTCGTCATAACCTCGCATGCCAATCACAGAATATGTCAGCCGAAGTAAGCTATGAAAACTGCAGCGGTGCATGTCCCATCAAAGCAGCGCAAGCCTCACTCTATGCATATCCGCGAGTGAAGTGAGTTTGAAAATGCTGGAAGTATGCGTCTTAGAAATAGTTTTCACATGCATACTTCATATGCCTGAACTCAGAAAGAAATGGTGACTGTGGaagaacatttattttgatttgccGATTTTGTGACTTTACAAAATCCCGTTAGGTAGCCTAATTTTAAGATGTCATGTAGTAGGCTGAACAAGATAATTAGGGCCGTGTTCCTATTGGTCAGTCACCGGGATCGGCTCATAACACCAACCACACACTAGGGCATACACGATAAAGGCTTGACATTTCTGATGTTGCCAGAACTTTCTCGGAGCCTACGACCACACGTGTAGCTGTACTTAATcggcagacctagaccctgtcacactgaacaaGCCAAGTCATCCAACAACCATTTACTACCTAAGAGTTTGGGACGTCAAAATCGTGGCATAAGACCGCCAAAATCATAGCCGGCTGGCCTTAAGCGGTGCTTATAGCTGAGAACCTTTGGGATAAAACAGCATGACTTGTTAATGCCTTAGATTCTGGagagcaagctagctagctagctagctatctatgaGTTTCAGTTTGCATGTAGGTGTAGCCTTAACATTACATGTCATCAGATGGTTTGTTGCTTGCCAGAAGCACGTCCCCCGCAGCATTTTGCACTTCCCTAAATTTAACTTGGTTACTTATTTTTCTCTGATTGTAGGGAAATCCTTCAGTAAGAGATTCAAATGACCTCAAACAGTAGGACTAACTGTGCTGCTATTCTAAAAGGTAAATTATGTGTACACCTTTCATGCTTTGAATAGCTTGCCTAACTAGCTACATGTGAATTAAGTATGGGGGTTTGatctttcctctagatgttgttGCCTACGTTGACGTGTGGTCATCAAGTAAAACAGAGAATTACTCTAGACCATTCATCCAGCAGCTGCAGGATATGGGAGTTGAGGTGAGTTACCCTTTTATAGCTATACTGCTAACTAACTACACAGAAGTTTGTTTTTACTATGTGCCGTTTCACATTGTGATTTTCCCTGTATAATTCCAGGTGTCAAAAACCTTCAATAAACAAGTCACCCACGTAGTCTTTAAAAATGGCCATCAAGCCACCTGGAATAAAGCCAAGAAGACTGGTGTGAAACTTGTGTCTGTCCTTTGGGTGGCCAGGTAAACCTCAAGCTTAATTTCTGTTTatattctttattttatttatagtGCATGATCACAGCAATGGCAACAATGTATCTTCAATATACTTTGGTCTGGTGATGACAAGTTAGTGATATGGCCATTTTGTTTTTGCAATTATTACACCAGCCACAAGGTGTCACTGACTGACAAATTAAAATAGTTGGGCTCTCTGTTATCCTATCACTcatgttgtttttgtttattaaTGCAGATGTAAAGATGATGGTGAACATGTTAATGAAGAGTTGTGTCCGGCATTAAATGATGAAGTTAATCCAGCACTCAAGAAAAGGATGGTAAGCAAATGTACACTACTTTGCTAGGTTAAAATAATTACTGTACATAACTTTTCTTTGATCACTGGCAACTACTTGGCTGTCTGGAGTTAaactatatttattttatttcttaaAAATTGTAATAGTTGAGCAAGGACTTTTTGCCAAAGAACATGAATAATTTGTCTATTGGTTTAATAAGTGTATTTATTGAAAGGGTCTTAAAAGTTTTTTTATGAGATTCATCCAAATACAAAATAATAGTATATATTTTCTTTCATACAGCATCGTTGTATGCAGCCAAGAGACACCCCTCAGAGGACCCCTGAGAATGACAGGCGCTTGAAAAAAAAACTGGACAAGATGATCAAAGACCTAGTGCCAAAATCTCCTCTTAGTAAGACATCTCTCCTCATGGCTGTCATTTTGTGCGTGGATGTGGTTTCATATTGAAATTTATTTCTGTTTAGTTACAGATGTGTCCCCTTACATTATTGATGAAGAGAACGGAATAGTTTACAGTCCTTCTATGAAAAGGTCTGAGTCCATGGCACAGCGCCTGAAAGAAATGAGAGAAAAAAGGGAAAACCTCTCCCCGACAGGTATGTTTTATGTCTATGGCCAattgtttgatttttatagtatgTTTAGCACCTGCAAAACATGGGCCAGAGTCTGTGAAAGAGCTGAGATATGTGGCAACTCTAGTTAATGATTTCTCTCAGCTTCACAGATAAAATCTAGGTTATCACCTGAGCTCAAGCCTCCTCTTGGGAATACACCATCCCGCTCCTTTTTGCAACAACTGTGTAAGTACTTGGATATAAGATGCATTGACGCTGTCATTTATATAATGCTATAAGTTTGTCTTTTCTTATTCTCATAATGGCATATCTTTCCCTATGCAGATGAAGAACCGGATGAGGATTTTAATGTATCTGTTGGCTCAAataagacagatggagagaagcaaCATTTTGACACCATTGAAATACAGCACAAGAAAGACTTTCAGAAACCTTCGATGTCACCTTGCAGTGTTGTGCCGAGACAAAAGACAAGTCCGTTACCCAATTCACCGGCTAAAGAAAAAGCAAATAAACAAGACAAAAATCCTAAAAGGACCTCAATCAAAAGTAATGGCATCAAGAAACACAGGTCTTTAGAGAGTCCATGCCTGGATGACCTCCCGGAGGGTAGCAAGAGTGTGCAATCAGTGTTTACGTTTGACAGTTTTGTAGAGGGAAAAAATAGACGATCAACCAGCAGAAGTAACATGTCAAAAGTCACACCACCTGTTAGGAAAAGCAGAACACCACAGTCTCTTTCAGAATGTAAGCCAACTGTTAATCTGGACATTTCTAGTCGCCATTCTTCTACAATTTTACCAGACAACCCCAATGTGCCTAATCAAACGTCCGTAAAGATGACCACACTGAAATTAAAAGTGAGCCAGCGGAGAAAATCCTTGCTTCCTGCTTTGGCAAGATCTTGCACTGTCTCAAATGACTCTCATGCCTCTTCCTGTGCATATGATGATGATGGCGTATTTGAGGACTTCTTCTCTCCAGCTAACAACCCGCGGAGACAACAAAGTCTCCTTTTGCCCCGCTTGCCCTCAGAGTCAAATGTTCTTGTTCCCTTTGAACTGGAGCCTCAGCCTAGCCCTGGAAAGCGGAAGAGGGGCAAGAGTGAAACCACAGGGTCTGAGTCGGCCAGTGCCAAAAAGAGAAAACATGGGGTGCCAAGTGTAAAAGAGTCCAGCAGTGTAAGCACCATGTTGTCTCAACACGAGCACCCACACCAGGATACAAAAGGACTTGCATCCTCAGAGGACAATAATACAAAACAAACGGTGACTAAAAGAAGTGCACAAAGCACATTGCCATTCTCCAGAGTGCCTAAAGACTCCACCAATGAACTGACTTGTGCCCCTGAGAAGCAGAT
Proteins encoded:
- the LOC135512134 gene encoding microcephalin-like isoform X3, whose translation is MTSNSRTNCAAILKDVVAYVDVWSSSKTENYSRPFIQQLQDMGVEVSKTFNKQVTHVVFKNGHQATWNKAKKTGVKLVSVLWVARCKDDGEHVNEELCPALNDEVNPALKKRMHRCMQPRDTPQRTPENDRRLKKKLDKMIKDLVPKSPLITDVSPYIIDEENGIVYSPSMKRSESMAQRLKEMREKRENLSPTASQIKSRLSPELKPPLGNTPSRSFLQQLYEEPDEDFNVSVGSNKTDGEKQHFDTIEIQHKKDFQKPSMSPCSVVPRQKTSPLPNSPAKEKANKQDKNPKRTSIKSNGIKKHRSLESPCLDDLPEGSKSVQSVFTFDSFVEGKNRRSTSRSNMSKVTPPVRKSRTPQSLSECKPTVNLDISSRHSSTILPDNPNVPNQTSVKMTTLKLKVSQRRKSLLPALARSCTVSNDSHASSCAYDDDGVFEDFFSPANNPRRQQSLLLPRLPSESNVLVPFELEPQPSPGKRKRGKSETTGSESASAKKRKHGVPSVKESSSVSTMLSQHEHPHQDTKGLASSEDNNTKQTVTKRSAQSTLPFSRVPKDSTNELTCAPEKQIASTDPTQLSKPNLAAAKKSLDKQNSSYLLPRHKDNKGKSSPRLEIVGRGTAYAATAGVPDTISDNLSKQKGQVNVVEKSMDKNTKTLRTLVMTSMPTEKQHTVTQVVRALGGFSVVAQVCESTTHVVSGGHRRTLNILLGIARGCWILSFEWILWCLEQRQWIPEEPYELSDQFPAASARGGWKSVSSELRAGHSINCKCSNQLFTPLLPLCIPRGILVCTPT
- the LOC135512134 gene encoding microcephalin-like isoform X1, giving the protein MTSNSRTNCAAILKDVVAYVDVWSSSKTENYSRPFIQQLQDMGVEVSKTFNKQVTHVVFKNGHQATWNKAKKTGVKLVSVLWVARCKDDGEHVNEELCPALNDEVNPALKKRMHRCMQPRDTPQRTPENDRRLKKKLDKMIKDLVPKSPLITDVSPYIIDEENGIVYSPSMKRSESMAQRLKEMREKRENLSPTASQIKSRLSPELKPPLGNTPSRSFLQQLYEEPDEDFNVSVGSNKTDGEKQHFDTIEIQHKKDFQKPSMSPCSVVPRQKTSPLPNSPAKEKANKQDKNPKRTSIKSNGIKKHRSLESPCLDDLPEGSKSVQSVFTFDSFVEGKNRRSTSRSNMSKVTPPVRKSRTPQSLSECKPTVNLDISSRHSSTILPDNPNVPNQTSVKMTTLKLKVSQRRKSLLPALARSCTVSNDSHASSCAYDDDGVFEDFFSPANNPRRQQSLLLPRLPSESNVLVPFELEPQPSPGKRKRGKSETTGSESASAKKRKHGVPSVKESSSVSTMLSQHEHPHQDTKGLASSEDNNTKQTVTKRSAQSTLPFSRVPKDSTNELTCAPEKQIASTDPTQLSKPNLAAAKKSLDKQNSSYLLPRHKDNKGKSSPRLEIVGRGTAYAATAGVPDTISDNLSKQKGQVNVVEKSMDKNTKTLRTLVMTSMPTEKQHTVTQVVRALGGFSVVAQVCESTTHVVSGGHRRTLNILLGIARGCWILSFEWILWCLEQRQWIPEEPYELSDQFPAASICRLQQHLSAGEHQQDLFLGQPAMFVSRNTQPPTHSLVELIQLCGGTVCKTVRQTGLCIGEYNGKRPEGSRILSEQWVLDCITHLKQLPYEKYDLEWKSR
- the LOC135512134 gene encoding microcephalin-like isoform X2, whose amino-acid sequence is MTSNSRTNCAAILKDVVAYVDVWSSSKTENYSRPFIQQLQDMGVEVSKTFNKQVTHVVFKNGHQATWNKAKKTGVKLVSVLWVARCKDDGEHVNEELCPALNDEVNPALKKRMHRCMQPRDTPQRTPENDRRLKKKLDKMIKDLVPKSPLITDVSPYIIDEENGIVYSPSMKRSESMAQRLKEMREKRENLSPTASQIKSRLSPELKPPLGNTPSRSFLQQLYEEPDEDFNVSVGSNKTDGEKQHFDTIEIQHKKDFQKPSMSPCSVVPRQKTSPLPNSPAKEKANKQDKNPKRTSIKSNGIKKHRSLESPCLDDLPEGSKSVQSVFTFDSFVEGKNRRSTSRSNMSKVTPPVRKSRTPQSLSECKPTVNLDISSRHSSTILPDNPNVPNQTSVKMTTLKLKVSQRRKSLLPALARSCTVSNDSHASSCAYDDDGVFEDFFSPANNPRRQQSLLLPRLPSESNVLVPFELEPQPSPGKRKRGKSETTGSESASAKKRKHGVPSVKESSSVSTMLSQHEHPHQDTKGLASSEDNNTKQTVTKRSAQSTLPFSRVPKDSTNELTCAPEKQIASTDPTQLSKPNLAAAKKSLDKQNSSYLLPRHKDNKGKSSPRLEIVGRGTAYAATAGVPDTISDNLSKQKGQVNVVEKSMDKNTKTLRTLVMTSMPTEKQHTVTQVVRALGGFSVVAQVCESTTHVVSGGHRRTLNILLGIARGCWILSFEWILWCLEQRQWIPEEPYELSDQFPAASARRMDSLDHNPRNQTRCGEWHCIASLMYYYKLSAVSANVIGLLLSLRFSAE
- the LOC135512134 gene encoding microcephalin-like isoform X5; this translates as MTSNSRTNCAAILKDVVAYVDVWSSSKTENYSRPFIQQLQDMGVEVSKTFNKQVTHVVFKNGHQATWNKAKKTGVKLVSVLWVARCKDDGEHVNEELCPALNDEVNPALKKRMHRCMQPRDTPQRTPENDRRLKKKLDKMIKDLVPKSPLITDVSPYIIDEENGIVYSPSMKRSESMAQRLKEMREKRENLSPTASQIKSRLSPELKPPLGNTPSRSFLQQLYEEPDEDFNVSVGSNKTDGEKQHFDTIEIQHKKDFQKPSMSPCSVVPRQKTSPLPNSPAKEKANKQDKNPKRTSIKIVGRGTAYAATAGVPDTISDNLSKQKGQVNVVEKSMDKNTKTLRTLVMTSMPTEKQHTVTQVVRALGGFSVVAQVCESTTHVVSGGHRRTLNILLGIARGCWILSFEWILWCLEQRQWIPEEPYELSDQFPAASICRLQQHLSAGEHQQDLFLGQPAMFVSRNTQPPTHSLVELIQLCGGTVCKTVRQTGLCIGEYNGKRPEGSRILSEQWVLDCITHLKQLPYEKYDLEWKSR
- the LOC135512134 gene encoding microcephalin-like isoform X4, producing MTSNSRTNCAAILKDVVAYVDVWSSSKTENYSRPFIQQLQDMGVEVSKTFNKQVTHVVFKNGHQATWNKAKKTGVKLVSVLWVARCKDDGEHVNEELCPALNDEVNPALKKRMHRCMQPRDTPQRTPENDRRLKKKLDKMIKDLVPKSPLITDVSPYIIDEENGIVYSPSMKRSESMAQRLKEMREKRENLSPTASQIKSRLSPELKPPLGNTPSRSFLQQLYEEPDEDFNVSVGSNKTDGEKQHFDTIEIQHKKDFQKPSMSPCSVVPRQKTSPLPNSPAKEKANKQDKNPKRTSIKSNGIKKHRSLESPCLDDLPEGSKSVQSVFTFDSFVEGKNRRSTSRSNMSKVTPPVRKSRTPQSLSECKPTVNLDISSRHSSTILPDNPNVPNQTSVKMTTLKLKVSQRRKSLLPALARSCTVSNDSHASSCAYDDDGVFEDFFSPANNPRRQQSLLLPRLPSESNVLVPFELEPQPSPGKRKRGKSETTGSESASAKKRKHGVPSVKESSSVSTMLSQHEHPHQDTKGLASSEDNNTKQTVTKRSAQSTLPFSRVPKDSTNELTCAPEKQIASTDPTQLSKPNLAAAKKSLDKQNSSYLLPRHKDNKGKSSPRLEIVGRGTAYAATAGVPDTISDNLSKQKGQVNVVEKSMDKNTKTLRTLVMTSMPTEKQHTVTQVVRALGGFSVVAQVCESTTHVVSGGHRRTLNILLGIARGCWILSFEWILWCLEQRQWIPEEPYELSDQFPAASARRMDSLDHNPRNQTRFSAE